From the Amycolatopsis thermoflava N1165 genome, one window contains:
- a CDS encoding tRNA (cytidine(34)-2'-O)-methyltransferase encodes MFRILFYQPEIPPNTGNAIRLAANSGCQLHLVEPLGFQFEDKHLRRAGLDYHDLADVHVHPDLDSAWKALLPANVYAFSAGATRWYTEVAYQPGDVLLFGPESSGLPAAVQDAPQVTDRVRVPMKPGVRSLNLANTAAIAVFEAWRQQGFPGGV; translated from the coding sequence ATGTTCCGGATTCTCTTCTACCAGCCGGAGATCCCGCCCAACACGGGCAACGCGATCCGGCTCGCGGCCAACTCGGGCTGCCAGCTGCACCTCGTCGAGCCGCTGGGCTTCCAGTTCGAGGACAAGCACCTGCGCCGCGCCGGGCTGGACTACCACGACCTGGCCGACGTGCACGTGCACCCGGACCTGGACAGCGCGTGGAAGGCGCTGCTGCCGGCCAACGTGTACGCGTTCAGCGCCGGCGCCACCCGGTGGTACACCGAGGTGGCGTACCAGCCGGGCGACGTGCTGCTGTTCGGGCCCGAATCGTCCGGGCTGCCCGCCGCCGTGCAGGACGCCCCGCAGGTCACCGACCGCGTGCGCGTGCCGATGAAGCCGGGGGTCCGCTCGCTCAACCTGGCCAACACCGCCGCCATCGCGGTGTTCGAGGCCTGGCGGCAGCAGGGTTTCCCCGGCGGCGTCTAG
- a CDS encoding DUF2267 domain-containing protein, with translation MKEQEIVAAVRKTAGLEDAGHAADATRATLTVLGQRLAGGEPGDLAGQLPAGIKKALPATGEGASFGVEEFYRRVMDAEGHGCTQDGAREHARAVIAALKAGVSKGEFDDLVQQLPGDYRDDLLSTAPVNEHR, from the coding sequence ATGAAGGAACAGGAAATCGTCGCTGCCGTGCGGAAGACCGCGGGCCTCGAGGACGCCGGGCACGCGGCGGACGCCACCCGCGCGACCCTGACCGTGCTGGGGCAGCGGCTCGCCGGCGGTGAGCCGGGTGACCTGGCCGGACAGCTGCCCGCCGGCATCAAGAAGGCGCTGCCCGCCACCGGCGAAGGCGCGTCCTTCGGCGTCGAGGAGTTCTACCGGCGCGTCATGGACGCCGAAGGCCACGGCTGCACACAGGACGGCGCCCGCGAGCACGCCCGGGCCGTCATCGCCGCGCTGAAGGCGGGCGTGAGCAAGGGCGAGTTCGACGACCTGGTCCAGCAGCTGCCCGGCGACTACCGCGACGACCTGCTGTCCACGGCGCCAGTGAACGAGCACCGCTAG
- a CDS encoding VWA domain-containing protein, producing MSLSGFSAPWWFLLLFVVAAVAVGYVLAQRARRRRTMRFTNLELLDRIAPRSQGWPRHVPAALIIVSLLLLTVGLAGPTAEQKVPRNRATVMLVVDVSLSMDATDVKPSRIKAAQDAATQFAQGLTPGINLGLVSFAGTATVLVAPTTQRQSVVSAIDNLKLAQSTATGEGIYAALQSIQGFSAVVGGADGPPPARIVLMSDGKQTVPDDLYAPRGAFTAAQEARKQQVPISTISFGTSHGTVEIDGREVPVDVDDGSLQEVARLSDGQFYQAGSAEQLKEVYADLGEQIGYEMKEADASRPWVLLGTLALVAAAGTSLFVGQRLP from the coding sequence ATGAGCCTTTCCGGTTTCAGCGCGCCCTGGTGGTTCCTGCTGCTGTTCGTGGTCGCCGCGGTGGCGGTCGGCTACGTGCTGGCGCAGCGCGCCCGTCGGCGCCGCACCATGCGGTTCACCAACCTGGAACTGCTCGACCGCATCGCGCCCCGCTCGCAGGGCTGGCCGCGGCACGTGCCTGCCGCGCTGATCATCGTGTCGCTGCTGCTGCTGACCGTCGGGCTGGCCGGGCCCACCGCGGAGCAGAAGGTGCCGCGCAACCGCGCCACCGTGATGCTGGTGGTGGACGTGTCGCTGTCCATGGACGCCACCGACGTCAAGCCCTCCCGGATCAAGGCGGCCCAGGACGCGGCGACCCAGTTCGCGCAGGGCCTCACACCCGGCATCAACCTGGGCCTGGTGTCGTTCGCGGGCACCGCGACCGTCCTGGTGGCGCCGACGACGCAGCGGCAGAGCGTGGTCAGCGCGATCGACAACCTCAAGCTGGCCCAGTCGACCGCGACCGGCGAAGGCATCTACGCGGCGCTGCAGTCCATCCAGGGTTTTTCGGCGGTGGTCGGCGGCGCCGACGGGCCGCCGCCGGCGCGGATCGTGCTGATGAGCGACGGCAAGCAGACCGTGCCCGACGACCTGTACGCGCCGCGCGGCGCGTTCACCGCCGCGCAGGAGGCGCGCAAGCAGCAGGTGCCGATCTCCACGATCTCCTTCGGCACCAGCCACGGCACCGTCGAGATCGACGGCCGCGAGGTGCCGGTGGACGTCGACGACGGCTCGCTGCAGGAGGTCGCGCGCCTCTCGGACGGGCAGTTCTACCAGGCCGGCTCGGCCGAGCAGCTCAAGGAGGTCTACGCCGACCTCGGCGAGCAGATCGGTTACGAGATGAAGGAAGCCGACGCCAGCAGGCCGTGGGTTCTGCTCGGCACGCTGGCCCTCGTCGCCGCCGCGGGCACGTCGCTGTTCGTGGGGCAGCGCCTGCCGTAG
- a CDS encoding DUF58 domain-containing protein: MARGNTGDGSARPAWAPPVLRGERLDAGLRMLELEVRRRLDGLLQGNHLGLVPGPGSEPGEARPYQPGDDVRRMDWAVTARTTEPHIRETVADRELETWVAADLSASLDFGTALSEKRDLVVCAVAAIAHLTGGGGNRLGAVFSNGDQTERVPARGGRAHARNLLRKIAEMPRAAEGTRGDLAAMVEQLRRPPRRRGLVVVVSDFLGGTGWQRPLRALSARHDLIGIEVIDPRDVDLPEVGTVVLADPETGKQREVRASALLRREFAAAAQAHRDQVARALRQAGAAHLVLRTDSDWIADTVRFVVARKRRWSGGVA, encoded by the coding sequence GCTCCGCGGTGAACGGCTCGATGCCGGCCTGCGCATGCTCGAACTCGAGGTGCGCCGCCGGCTCGACGGCCTGCTGCAGGGCAACCACCTCGGCCTCGTGCCCGGCCCCGGCTCCGAGCCGGGCGAGGCGCGGCCCTACCAGCCGGGCGACGACGTGCGCCGCATGGACTGGGCCGTCACCGCCCGCACCACCGAGCCGCACATCCGCGAGACGGTCGCCGACCGCGAGCTGGAGACCTGGGTCGCCGCCGACCTGTCCGCGAGCCTCGACTTCGGCACCGCCCTGTCCGAGAAGCGCGACCTGGTGGTGTGCGCGGTCGCCGCGATCGCGCACCTGACCGGCGGCGGTGGCAACCGGCTCGGCGCGGTCTTCTCCAACGGGGACCAGACCGAACGCGTCCCGGCCCGCGGCGGCCGCGCGCACGCCCGGAACCTGCTGCGCAAGATCGCCGAGATGCCACGTGCGGCCGAGGGCACCCGGGGCGACCTCGCCGCCATGGTCGAGCAGCTGCGCCGCCCGCCGCGCCGCCGCGGCCTCGTCGTCGTGGTGTCCGACTTTCTCGGCGGCACCGGGTGGCAGCGCCCGCTGCGCGCGTTGTCCGCGCGGCACGACCTCATCGGCATCGAGGTGATCGACCCTCGCGACGTCGACCTGCCGGAGGTGGGCACGGTCGTGCTGGCCGACCCGGAGACCGGCAAACAACGCGAGGTGCGGGCCTCGGCGTTGCTGCGGCGCGAGTTCGCCGCCGCCGCGCAGGCCCACCGTGACCAGGTGGCGCGGGCGCTGCGGCAGGCCGGGGCGGCGCACCTGGTGCTGCGCACGGACTCCGACTGGATCGCCGACACCGTGCGGTTCGTCGTGGCGCGCAAGCGGCGGTGGAGCGGGGGCGTCGCATGA